The genomic stretch TTCCTACACGCATGCGTTCGCCAGAATGCCTCCTTGGTTCGGGACGAAGCCAAGCCGATACATACGATAGGCGAAGGAAAGACCCCCATTTCATAGCGCCTGGGGAACGCAAGTTTCATCGAGGATTGGAGAGGAGAGGTGGAAGAAAAGGCTCGGGATGGATTTAGGAGTCTTTGTGCGAGCCGTATGCGGTGAGAGTCGCACGTACGGTAACGAGGGGGGTTCGCGTCTATACGTGTAGTGGGGTGCTTGGGCCTACCCACCCTATTTGTTCCATGATCTATGGGTCTACTGGAGCTACCCACTTCGATCAATTAGCCAAGATTTTGACCGGATACGAAATCACTGGTGCTCGATCTAGTGGTATTTTTATGGGGATTCTGTTTATCGCTGTAGGATTCCTATTCAAGAtcactgcagttccttttcgggCGGCTGTAGGATGGACGGCCGCCTATAGGTGGTAGGGTAGGGTGGGTGGTACCGCTCAGATTGCGGCCAATCTTCCTAACCGCGCGCGGGCCGGTCCATCTATGCTATCTGatttctatttttatatctaaaaagAATCGATTTCATTCAACGTTTGATTCAAAGAACTGCGCTTAGCCCCCCCACTCATGAAACGGCTCTGCTGCAATGGATGGCAGAGGGCCCGTAGTACCCGAAGCACTGGAGTGATCCAGTAGCCGGGAAGGGGCCTAGAAGTGCCTACTACTACACCACACTACACAGGGCTCTACACATTTACAAAGCTAACCCCTGTCCAGTGCCTGGCAGAGCTAAGGGGGCTTCAATCCTTACTCTTTATCCCCATCTTCTTAAGGCTAACGGGGCCTTACTTATTCAGGGGGGAGCCTCGAAAAGCACTGTTGAGAGGAAGATCCTTGGCCCCTCTTCATTCTCTACAAGGTTCCAAACCTTTCTTCAACATAGGTGACAACGAGCCAGGCAGAGATGGAAGAGATCAAACACGGGAATAAGAAGCAAGCTCGCCTTCctttttgatcatttttatagAGGGGGATGCAGAAAGTGGACAAAATAGACTCGCATTTCTCATCGAACAAATACAGTATTTCATTGGTTACATATTTCAAACGCTCCTAACCCCTTCCTTCGTAGAGCCCGTGTATTGTAAGTGATCCGAACCTGCCCGGAGCGAGCCTCCCATAGAGGCAAGTGAAGTTGGTGAGCCGTATGATGGGCAACTATCTCCTGCGGTTCGGAGAGGACTCAGCTGTTAGTTAGTACCCCCTTGGTTTCGGGGTGGACCCTTTCActctattttattatatacGCTTAGCGAAAAGAATGTTTTTTGATACACCTAGGACATGGATTCTATATGAACCAATGGATCGTGACAAGTCGTTACTACTAGCAATGACTTCCTCTTTCATTACTTCATTCTTTCCATATCCTTCTCCTTTGTTCTCAGTTACTCATCAAATGGCACTCAGTTCATATCTTTAAGTTCGATCATTGACAAGGTTCAAAGAAAGGGTGGGCCTAGGTTTAGTAAAGAGTCAGGGACATATCGAGCCCCTTACGAAGAAAAGATCTGCTAGCCTTTCCCGTCCGATGGAAATGCCGCGGGGGGGTATGGCGACACGAGTGCCAGGGAGTATAAGAGCAGCGAAAGGTACGTACGGTGGAGGTTGGTTGAAGATGATGTTACGCGGCGTTCAGAACCAGTCTTGAAGTTAATGAATTAGAAAAGAAGAAGTAAGGAAATGAGACGACTCTTTCTTGAACTATATCATAAACAGATCTTCCCCTCCACACCAATCACGAGTTTTTCTCTATTCCTCTCGTATATCGTCGTAACGCCCTTAATGCTAGGTTTTGAAAAAGACTTTTCATGTCATTCCCATTTAGGTCCGATTCGGATCCCTCCGTTGTTTCCTTTTCCTTCCGCACCTTTTCCTCGAAATGAGAAAGAAGATGGTACACTTGAATTGTATTATTTAAGTGCTTATTGCTTGCCAAAAATCCTACTTCTACAATTGGTAGGTCACCGGGTTATTCAAATAAGTCGTGTTTTCCGTGGTTTTCCCATGTTACAACTTCCGTACCAATTCGGTCGATCCGGAATGGATCGGTTAAACATTCCATTAGGGAGCCTGGTCTTGACTCTTCTGTGTGGTATTCATTCTCGTTCGGCTCTTGGAATCACATCCAGCAGTGGTTGGAACAGCTCGAAAAATTTAACCACTTCACCTACTTCATTGCCCCCAACCGTTTCTCGTACCTCTATTGAAACAGAATGGTTTCATGTTCTTTCATCGATTGGTTATTCCTCTCCGTTCGTATCTCTTTTTCCAATTATTAGTTCACACTCGATTAGTTCACAAGATTGAATGGCCAATTCTCCTCCGAACCCTCGATTCGATTGTTTTCCAAGAATGTTGAGCCGGGTATGTAAGCCATGTATCTGGGAGGAActtaaataaaagaagaaggGCTTTCGGTTTTTTGCACCCCGTTTTGGTCTTTCAgctatttaaaaatgaaatagatCAAGTAATTAAGTAACTTTATATCTTCTTTTTTAGAagaaagattatatatatgtccAATCTCTAGTGGTGGTGGGACCAACCAAGATGTATGTCGTCCGACCCGACCTCAGACTCTTTCTTCCCGACCTATTTTACTCTCTGGCCGCAGTTATTTAGGTGGTATTCCGAAATTTAAGAGATCGAATTCCTCCCAGGAACACACGAAACAAAGATATGAACTGGGTAAAtagaaatggaaaaaagatgTTTCCAATTCATCAAAATTAGAAGCTTTTTCTACATCCATATGATCTACTAAAGTAGATCGGTATTGACCATATAATAAAAGCAGATCTTGGTCCATGGAGTCCCAAGAAGGTAAGAACTCCAACCTGTCCGATGCTTCTTCGGCCAAATACGATATACAAGTGGGACCTGCACTATGAGCAAGCTGTGCGAAAAACCGCTTCTTTTTTCCGGTTAAGAAACTACTTGGGCGAAATAGGGTTCTACCGGGAAACCATGGATTTTTGAGTTTTCGCCATTGGTTACTGGTTGAGCCACTGGAATGGAATGAGATAAGAATCTCTGGAGATCTTTCCTCTCCACTTACTCGTAACAGGCTTTTCTTCTGTAGAAGACTTCTTCCGAATGGCATAATTGTCCTATTTTTTCCTCGATCTTCAAACTGACTCCTCCTACTCCTCCTCCTTCTCCTTTAGGATCCTCGTTGGTCCTTTTTACATAACATTCTCGGCCGCTTAAGATACTTACtatctctctctatctatcttTATACGCAATATCTTTCTTTAAAAAGAAGAGTGACTTGTTCTTGCTCACGGAAATCGCTGGTTGGGTTTACCAAGAAAAACATGGGTATGGCATTTTTTAATTCTGCACGGAGCAGCCGTAACTTTGTTTGATGAGCACAGCGCAGTTCACGTCACAGCAACTTTCTTGTCTGCAACTATACTACGATATTTGTTACACAACCTCGTAGCAAGACAAGACCAACGGGAGCAGCTCCTACAACAACTTATTACAATATAAAGTCAAACAACGGCTATAACTCTAACTCTAGCTGTAGCATCGATGAACTATGAGGTTTGAGCTGTTGTGTTTGTTGATTTATCTGAGCTCTTGGATCCTACGGTATGGATTGTTTTCCAACAATCTAAGTGGAACCCTTTCTTTCgtagaatgaaaaaaaatttattaggttagtttctcattttattttgcCAAGTTCTTGTAGCGCATTCACTAAGTTACTAACGGAATATCCAATCTGGAGGCTGACTACGGCCTCAGATGATTAGGCGGGGACAGGATTCGAACCTGCAGTCTTCAGGTCATGAGCCTGATGAGTTTGCCAATTCCTCTACCCCGCTTCTTCcccctctctttctttctttgaccTGGCACACTGAACACTAACCCAATCTTTCAAGAAATCAAGCTAATCAAGGATCTTCATCACACGGGGACCGGCTTCGCGAGACCATTTCGGTCTACTCTTGGCTAAGCTCTACTGGGCGCAGATTACTCGATCGACTATCAGAGCTTGAATTTCATTTCTGATATGGATGTAGTCTTATCCTTATATACgatatttatcaaattatatactttatttcaatttcaattaagAATATGAAGTAGATTTCATATAAGTGGATTGCGGTTTGTggttaaaaaaagaagaataattgGTTTGATTAATGTATATAACATTGTTCCCACCCTAGCTTACCACTTACTAGTGCACGTTTGCGAGGGCTTAGAAGAATTCAATTCTCATAATAAGGATCCTCCCCCCTCccttttcttttccaattcctTCTTTTCGTTCTACTTCAGTGGAGCAATCCGAACTCTCGACAGAATATAAAAGAGGACCGCAGGCCTGTGTAAACACCTCAACGAACTCATGTGGACACTCCTCAGCCCGAGGACAATCTCTCAAATACACATTTGAATGTTGTTGACccgtttttcttttctttgctgATTCCTCTCAATTAAATTTGCCATGTTGCACTAAGTTACTTACGGATGTATGCATGCGGTCCGGGAACACTTTGGGGTGAACACCCATCCGAACAAGTAGGGTCAATAGTTCAGCATTTAGGCCGTAACATACATTTAGCAACAAAAAAATCTTTAACTCAACAAGTGCTCTCCGAACCAAGCTAGATAGTCTCCTATCACTAGGCTCACCAACCAACCTggacttttctttttattattccTACCGCCGGATATGAAAACAAACCATAAGGATTGTTTCCAGCCATGAGTTCCCCTATGACATAAGCGCTCTTGGGTGGGGTGGGCCATCATTCGCCAGGTCTTTGAGTGCCCGTCGTACCACGTGGTTGGTGCACTAGGCTGATCGAGACTCGACTTTTCGGATCTGGAACCTGCGCCCGGCCCGGTCTGCCAGCTCTTAGTAGCTCTACGTCCGGTCGTGCGTGGTATGTTCGCGATTCGTACAAATGGAACGCATCGCGTACTATAACCTTCCTTTTTTGGGCTGGGCCATTCCATCAAATCTTTGAGAAGGGGCCCAATCTCGTATTTGATGGTCGGCGTGGCGATAGGCTTCGTTTCGTAGACTGCCTTCCCAGCCGTTGAAACACTGAGCGAGAACGGTAAGGGGCGCACAAACAAACAATGTCGTTGTGCGGGGATGCGATTCGCCAAGCTGGGGCAAACAAAGCCGTCCGACCCTACCGGATTAGGAATGCGAAGGCCTCTCCTTCGAAAGGAGACCGGGGAAAGAAAGAGCTATGCTATTGACCGGACccttttttctcattttgtttGAAGCGGGCCAAATAGAGAAtgaaatgcaaaaataaaataggcCCCAAACAACCCTTTTTTTGGTTTAAGGGCTGCTCGCCCTACCGAAGTACCAAAGGCTTTCGAGGCTTACACCTCCCTATTACACGACCTAAAAAAAGGCTTTCAGTAGCGCCCTTAGAATCTAAGCCTTTTGAAGCGCCAGTAGTTGTAGCTGTGGCCACACCAACCCTTTCGTTCTTATCGCTCCGGATTCCGATCTATATGGCGGTACAAAGTAAACCTCTTCCGTATAAGCAGGTAGTAACCTAACCTTTAAGAATTTGTTCAAGGGGGCCTCTTATCTATCAATGGAAGGATCTCCATGTGTGGCGTGATAAGGAATCCTAGAAAAGATCGATTGAGACTCCCTCCACGGTCCCACGAAGATCTCTACGTACTTGTCCAGTCCAGGACAAGTGAGATCTTCGGTCTGCGTGCCTGGGAGCAGCTCAAACAAAGAAGAGTCTGGTCCGGTCTGAATTAAGGCACGGCCCGCCCGTCTGCTGCTAGGTCCGGGAATGGCGCCAGGCGAGGGCGCCGCTATGCCCCTTAATGAATCGAATGGTCCTTCGACCTTCGTTTGATTCCGACGGCCGGCATAGATCTCATGAGACCCGCCCACTATTACTACGAAAAAAGCCCTGCCCTTTTCCTTCGCTACTAGGAAAGTAAGCAACTTCTATTAGCGCCGGACCTTGAGTCGAATTGATCGTGTCATGTGCAACGTCCATCAATGATGGTTCATTAATGTCCATTGATTTAGACTCCTTCCCCCCTCTCAACTACGAAAAAGATCGAGAGGGCCCGAAAGCCCCCAAAAACCAAGAACGGAAACGGAAGCCTTTCGATTCACTCCCCATTctctcttaaataaataaagctcGCCCTCGAGCCCTGGGCCGGGTCTTTCCCTCTTGTTCTGTTCCCGCCACGAGAAAGACGCACGGAAGAGGTATTCCCGGCGCGCGGAGGAGAGTTTGTCTCGGTAGGGAACTGTACGATCTTATCCCCTATTGTAttgaatcaataaaaaaaagagGTCAGTGCTACGGCCCCCTATTGTTTGATCAAATATTGACCGGGGACGAGCCTCCACTTCCATAGATCCTTGGTTTGACCTCCCGTAGTGGTCCTTGCTTTTAAGAAAGCTTTAGGGGCCAATTTCTCGTACTTGCTCAGTGTGCCCCTTTCTTCGAGTGCCCCGCCCGGTTCACTGGGCTGTTGGCCTACCAAGCACTTGCCCGCTGCTCCTGCCGCCCGCTTGGCGGGCTCCGCGCTCGTTATCCTGACTTTTCTCTCTGCTGGGGTCCTCCCATTGCTCTAGCCATAAGCTATGGCAGCTCCAGCTCGCAACCACAGGGGCCCGCCCTGCGAGGCCAGAGTGGGCTCAGCGGTCAGCCTCCATTCGAATTATGTTAGGGGGTCTTTCGCTTTTGCCAGATCTAGAGAGATACTACAAGTCCTCCGTCCCAGATTCCATCGCCGCGGCCATCTGGTTCACCGGTACTACCAAAAAGTCTCATGCTTACGTTTCTGTTATTGATGGTTTGATTATTTTGGACCACGAAGACCCCAGCCGTGCTTCTGGTTTCCATTCCAATCATCATATTGATGATAAATCTCCTCGTGCTCTGCCATAAGAACTTGGAGTCCGTATCATGGTGAAGATAAGGTAAGGCTGTGATTCTTGCTCAAAAAACAGACCGAACGCCTTCGAGTTATTGGCTCGTCCGACCCGGCAGCATTCATGAGTCGCTCGTTCAACTGTCCCTCGGAGACAGGGTCGAGAAGTACCATGCATGGTTGCCCCCCGTCCTTTCTTTCTATCGGTCTCACCCAGCAAGATACGGCTCAGCCAAAAAAGGTAAGCGCCTAGCGCGAGCCTTATTTATTAGTTTAGTAAAGTCAAGCTTTGGCTCCCTAAAGACTAAAGAAATGGATAAAAAAGGGGGACTTCTGCAACGGGCTATGCCACCCAAACCAACTGAGGGAAGTCGCATCCGTCCCATCGCAAGCACCTACAATGTCATGATCACATTGGGTTACCCTTTTTTCTTTGGTAGTTTAACGGACGGTCGCCCCTCCAACAAGAAAAGGTATAAATATGGAAACTTCTCTGCCATTTGGATCGGAGAATTTATGGAGGAAATCGGGTTTTAAATTCCCAGAAACCGCACGATTATATAGCCAAAGGGAATAGGCCGCGCCTAAAATCATCCCAAGCGCTGCTAATGTGGCTACTAAGCTATTTCTTTGGAAAGCTCCTACTAAGATGAGAAATTCCCCGATAAAGCTGCTAGTACCAGGTGAACTCATATTGGCCAAAGTGGAAGAGAAGAAAATGGTAGGGAGATTCGGCATGGTGCTCACTGAACCTCCGTAATATCTAACAAGTCGAGTCTTATGTCGGTCATATAGAACACCAACACATAGAAAAAGGGCTGAAGAAACCAGTCCATGACTTGACATCGGTAGAATGCTACCTCCAATTCCCTGTATGTTCGATAGAGCCAAAGATTCCTCCCCCACTGATCGGAGTACGCCGATTACCCCCCGAACCGTACAAGATAGTTACCACCTATCATACGGCTTTCTAACTTAACTTCTTTTTCTGGTCGTTCCGCTCTGTCGATCGATGGTAGTCTAAGAGATCCCGAAATTTTTTACATAATGGTTCCTGCTTCCTACCCATAGTTAGCATGTATCTCCCGGGTCATACTTTAGTATCACATCGTAGACCCCACCCCAACTCTATCTTCCTTATCAGTGAACCGGAACATAGTGCATAGGTACTCTTCGATGCAGGGGACGAGACAACGTGACATACTACGATTACGTACAGAAGTGCTGCCCTTCGTCTCGGCAATATGGAACCTCTCAACAGCTCCCGTTCTTTTATGGGGTCCTATCGGGATAGGTAGGCCCAAGCCTTTCCCCTCCCACCTCCCTCCATAAGACCCTCTTTATCTTTCCCGAGGGGGAAAgataaagaagagaagaaaggaTTCATTTGGTTCTTTCATGTGACCACACCAACCCTAGTGTGGCTTGTATCGAAAGGGTTTTCGTGCTATACACCACGTTGAGAAAGACCAACTCCTATGTACCGTACTCTTTTTGAACCTCGAAAGGGGGTCCTCCTTATGATGCTACGGACGGCTGTCGAAGTGCTTCATAGGGGTAAACTCGGACTCGGATAGGATAGGATTGTGCGNNNNNNNNNNNNNNNNNNNNNNNNNNNNNNNNNNNNNNNNNNNNNNNNNNNNNNNNNNNNNNNNNNNNNNNNNNNNNNNNNNNNNNNNNNNNNNNNNNNNNNNNNNNNNNNNNNNNNNNNNNNNNNNNNNNNNNNNNNNNNNNNNNNNNNNNNNNNNNNNNNNNNNNNNNNNNNNNNNNNNNNNNNNNNNNNNNNNNNNNNNNNNNNNNNNNNNNNNNNNNNNNNNNNNNNNNNNNNNNNNNNNNNNNNNNNNNNNNNNNNNNNNNNNNNNNNNNNNNNNNNNNNNNNNNNNNNNNNNNNNNNNNNNNNNNNNNNNNNNNNNNNNNNNNNNNNNNNNNNNNNNNNNNNNNNNNNNNNNNNNNNNNNNNNNNNNNNNNNNNNNNNNNNNNNNNNNNNNNNNNNNNNNNNNNNNNNNNNNNNNNNNNNNNNNNNNNNNNNNNNNNNNNNNNNNNNNNNNNNNNNNNNNNNNNNNNNNNNNNNNNNNNNNNNNNN from Ipomoea triloba cultivar NCNSP0323 chromosome 12, ASM357664v1 encodes the following:
- the LOC115999670 gene encoding uncharacterized protein LOC115999670, with protein sequence MPFGRSLLQKKSLLRVSGEERSPEILISFHSSGSTSNQWRKLKNPWFPGRTLFRPSSFLTGKKKRFFAQLAHSAGPTCISYLAEEASDRLEFLPSWDSMDQDLLLLYGQYRSTLVDHMDVEKASNFDELETSFFHFYLPSSYLCFVCSWEEFDLLNFGIPPK